Proteins encoded in a region of the Planococcus citri chromosome 1, ihPlaCitr1.1, whole genome shotgun sequence genome:
- the LOC135831215 gene encoding uncharacterized protein LOC135831215, giving the protein MDYRISMKTVSIIGYLRGLFESIATMLVTNGFWIGMIALYTSFTDELLPMAKFRFLVGYMAPLIAVFLFYWSAQNLNNSVSEVSLSVYSSPWYRSVKIRKNVYIFLCQTQSMKDFAAFKAYGLLYNDFSRYLHGQLLYTNVLRKLTMK; this is encoded by the exons CATAATTGGTTACCTGAGAGGGTTATTCGAAAGTATTGCAACCATGCTTGTTACGAATGGGTTTTGGATTGGCATGATTGCACTCTACACTAGTTTCACC GATGAGTTGTTACCGATGgcgaaatttagatttttggtaGGTTACATGGCCCCCCTTATAGCGGTATTTTTATTCTATTGGAGCGcgcaaaatttgaacaactcG gtaTCTGAGGTATCGCTTTCAGTCTACTCTAGTCCCTGGTATCGGTCggtaaaaatacgaaaaaacgtGTACATTTTCTTGTGTCAAACACAGTCAATGAAGGATTTCGCAGCGTTCAAAGCGTATGGATTGCTTTATAATGATTTCTCGCGATATTTACATGGCCAACTGTTATATACCAATGTTCTGCGTAAACTtacaatgaaatga